TTTGGATTTTCCAGGCATGGAATATGGCATATAACATTGCCCATGAGTGGGATGCGCCACAAAACAAATGGAAATGGATTCACGCTGGATTAGATTTTGCAAAAAGGGGTGCAGTAAAAAATCCGAAGAGTGGCGATCTTTTCTTTGAGCTTGGATACATGTATTTACATCTGTTCGATCAGAGGTTTTTTACCTATGCAGCTTATTACCGGGAACAGTTGAAGAAAGAGGACGGAGAGGATAATTATGAATCATCGCTTTATTGGTTGAGAAGGTCTCTTTTGAATACCCCGAAGCTGTATAATATTTTAGCCATAGAAAGAACTATTTGCCACGCGTTAGGGTATGCTTCGGCATGCGCAGAGAAAGAAGGGAATTTTGATAAGGCACTACAGTATACAGAATCAGCTATACGGGAATGGAATACCTATCGGATAAATCATCCGGAGGATGCTTTGACTTATGTGGATGATTTCATAAATACACTTGAGATGAAAAGGGTATTTTTGCAAACTTTATTAAAATAGAAAGGAGAAAAATCTAAATCAATGAATAATTTTAGGCATAAGTTTAAACCTGTTTTTAAGAATAACCGTGTTAGTATTGTGATGATACTTTTAATGCTAACCATTCTGATCGTTGGGGTATCGAAGTCGGGTGTATTTCCCCGTAGCGCTCAGGCTGCGTTAAAGGCGGGTGGAGAAAAACCCGTATTCGATATTGGGGAATCCACGCAAACAGAAAGGCCATTATTCGAGTTAGAAGGGTCTGTTCATAAGGTAACAGAAGAAACATCGCATACAATACCAAGATTGTGGTGGGTTGCACCGATTGGTGCATTATGTGCTCTTTTTTATGCAAGAAAATTCTACAAAGAAGTTATGAAGGCGCCTGAAGGGAATGAAAAAATGGTTTCGATAGCCCATCATGTGAGAGTAGGGGCTTATGCCTATCTGAAACAACAATACAAAGTAGTAAGCATATTCTTTCTTGGCGCTTTCCTTGTCCTCCTTTTTATTTCCTTCGGACTACATCTCCAGTCCAAGGTAGTGCCTTTTGCATTCCTGTCCAGCGGTTTCTTGTCTGGTCTTGCAGGCTTCCTGGGTATGAAAACAGCCACAAGCGCCAGTTCAAGGACAGCGGAAGGCGCAAGGAAATCCCTGAACCAGGGACTGCAGGTTGCATTCAGAAGTGGTGCTGTAATGGGGCTCATTGTCGTGGGTATGGGTCTTTTGGATGTTTCCTTATGGTTTTTTGTATTTCGCAAATTTACCAATATTTCCCTGCTTGATATGGCTATGATGTTACCGTGTTTTGGTATCGGTGCTAGTTCTCAAGCCTTATTTGCAAGAGTGGGTGGCGGGATATTCACTAAGGCAGCCGATGTAGGAGCTGATTTAGTTGGTAAAGTAGAAGCTGGTATTCCAGAGGATGACCCGAGAAATCCTGCTACTATTGCGGATAACGTTGGGGACAATGTTGGTGATGTGGCTGGTATGGGTGCGGATTTATATGAATCGTATTATAATTCGATGCTGGCTTGCGCAGCACTAGGAGTAACTGCCGGTTTAGGCATTACAGGGATGATCGTACCGATGGTCTTATCGGGAATAGGAATCCTCCTCTCTATCATTGGTATCTATGCTGTTAAGACAAAGGAAGAGGCCTCACAGAAAGAGCTTCTAAAGGCATTGGGAAAAGGGATCAATCTGAGCTCAATCCTGATCCTGATTCTTTCAGCGGTGGTTATCAAATATTTATTACCTGAAAATTTCGGTGTTTGGGGATCGATTGTAACCGGTTTAATAGCCGGTGTTATTATCGGTAAAGGCACGGAATTCTATACCTCTTCTAATTATTCACCGACAAAAGGTATTGCTGGACAGGCAAAGACCGGTCCGGCTACCGTAATTATTGATGGTATTGCTACGGGGATGATGTCTACCATTATACCGGTCATTACGATTTCCATAGCAATCTTATTAAGCTATGCCTTTGCGGGTGGCTTTTCAAATATCTCACTTGGATTGTACGGGATTGCTATTGCAGCAGTTGGCATGCTTTCAACGTTGGGATTAACATTAGCTACCGATGCTTATGGGCCTATTGCGGATAATGCCGGTGGTAATGCGGAGATGAGTGGTCTGGAACCCTATGTCAGAGAAAGAACTGATGCACTCGATGCATTAGGAAACACAACAGCAGCCACAGGAAAGGGCTTTGCTATTGGCTCTGCCGCACTAACTGCCATGGCATTAATTGCTTCCTTTGTGGAGCAAATAAAAGTAGGATTAGAAAAATCAGGGGTGCATGTTATCCAGATTGCCGGAGTTTCTATGGATCTGGCCAATGCAAAATTATCGGATCTTATGCATTACCTGGATATTACTTTGATTAATCCCATGGTGTTGGTAGGTCTGTTTGTCGGTGGTCTATCAGCGTTTATCTTCAGCGCTATGACGATGAAGGCTGTAGGCCGTGCTGCCGGAAGTATGGTAGAAGAGGTGAGAAGGCAATTTCGGGAGATTGCGGGTATTATGGACGGAACAGGAAAGCCTGACTATGCGGCATGCGTTGCTATCAGTACGAAAGGGGCACAGCGGGAGATGCTCGTTCCTTCTATTCTCGCATTATTGGTACCTATTGTTTCTGGTTTGATACTGGGTGTTCCTGGTGTCGTAGGACTTTTAGCCGGCAGTTTAAGTGTGGGTTTCCTGCTGGCGGTCTTTATGGCAAATGCGGGTGGAGCATGGGATAACGCAAAAAAGTATATTGAGGGTGGAGCTTTTGGAGGAAAAGGCTCTTCTGCGCATAAGGCTGCTGTCGTTGGCGATACGGTAGGCGACCCATTCAAAGATACATCAGGGCCATCCTTGAATATTTTGTTGAAATTAATGTCGATTGTATCGGTAGTATTTGCGGGGATTATTATCAAATTCTCACCAAAGATAGGCGCCCTATTGCATCTCCATTGAGAAGAACACTAGCCGCAGAAAAAGGTATAAAATACACTTCCCTTCCCTGACAAACAGAGGGAAGGGAGGATCTGTGGACCGTGCGTTAAAATTTAGATAATACTATTTAAAACCGGAGGTAGTTATGCAGGGTGGTATGATTACAGAAAAGGATGATAGAATATGTCCTAATACAAATTGTCAGTATGATAATCATGTAAAGGGAGCAAATTTTTGCATTCTCTGCGGCACGCTTCTTTACCATAGATGCGAAAATTGTGTCGATGTGAACCCGCGTTATGCGAGATTTTGTTACTATTGTGGAAGCAGTATAACAGATGTTAAGCCTTCTGCTCAATATGAGGCTGATTTTGGTGGAAATATAGGTACACAGCAGAGATAAATTTAAGGAGAGACTGAAACGATAAACTCAAAGGAAACTGCAACTATCTGTGCTAAAATTGCTGAAGATAAGAAGGCTGAAGATATTCTGATCTTTGATGTGCGGGAAGTAACCTTTATTACCGATTTCTTTGTTATTTGTAGTGGATCTAATAAACGGCAATTACAAAGCATTGCACGCGATATAGAATTAAAACTCCATAGTTACGGTATTCATATGGTAGGTATGGAAGGATACGAAGATGCCTTATGGATACTGATGGACTATGGAGATGTTATAATTCACCTTTTTGATAAGGAAAAGCGTCGTTTTTACGATTTAGAACTTTTATGGGGCGACGCTCCAAAAATACATTGGAAATCCAATGCTTAAAAGTATTAATAGCTGCTCTTTTGGGGACGACTAAAACTCGTTATTCCTGATATACCTAATTTTTGTGCCCTTTTAATATTTTTAATTCTGCGGCTTTCCTCGCGGCGCTTCTTTTCCGATGGTTTTTCAAAATAAGCAATACGTTTCGATTGATTAATGATACCTTCTTTATCGCACATTTTCTTGAATCTTCTTAATGCATCTCTTATATTTTCATCCTGCGTTATTTGTATTTTCGCCATAAATAATCTAATATTCCTTTCTTTAAATTGTTATCTGGTTAAATTTTTTGAATAAATATTTTAATTTATATAATATTCTACGTCAAGTAAAAAATCTTATTTAAAATACGAGTATGTTTATAAAAGCGACTATATCAAAGCTGGTAAGTAACCAAAATTTAAGTCTTGAAGATAGTATGGCGGTGATGACAGAAATAATGGAAGGAAATGTTACTGATGCACAAATTGCATCTTTTATTACCGCTTTACGTATGAAGGGAGAAACTGTCGAAGAAATTACCGGATGTGCTTTAGCCATGAGAAAAAAGGCTATTAAGATCAGGGCGGAAGATGGTGTTATAATCGATACATGCGGGACAGGCGGGGATGCTAAAAATACCTTTAATATCTCTACTGCTGCTGCCTTCGTCGTAGCAGGCACCGGTCTGAGAGTGGCAAAACATGGTAATAAAGCATCATCCAGCCAGTGTGGGAGTGCAGATGTATTAAAACAGTTAGGTATCAATATTGAAGCTGATGTTAAGATAGTAGAAAGATGTATCAGGGAAGCTAATATTGGATTTCTCTTTGCTCCCCTGTTGCACCAGGCAATGAAATATGCCATCGGTCCCCGAAAGGAAATTGGAATTCGTACGGTATTTAATATTCTTGGGCCCTTAGCAAATCCAGCCGATGCTACCCATCGTATTCTTGGTGTGTATAGTGAGCACTTAACTATTATTATGGCAGAGACCCTGCAGCGGCTTGGGGACCAGCATGCCTTTGTCGTACATGGATTAGATGGTATGGATGAGATAACGATTGCAGATAAGACCAAGGTGTGTGAACTTGTAGGAAATACGATAAAAAGTTATTATCTCAATCCGGAAGACTTTGGTATAAAAAAATCAAAGCTTTCTGAGTTACTCGTAAATACACCGGATGAAAGTTCTCAGGCAATTAAAGAAGTATTGGATGGTATTCAAAGTCCAAAAAGGGATGTGGTGCTTTTAAATGCAGCAGCAGCGATTATTGCGGGGGGACTGGCAAAAGATTTTATGGAAGGGTTAAAAATTGCAGCACAATCTATCGATTCCGGGAGTGCAAAAGATAAGCTAAGGAAATTACAGGAAATCAGTTGGCAATCCCTGTAAGCGTGAGGGTAGCGAAAAAAATGCAAGCCTCTTGTCTGGAGGGTATGTCATGAAACTTTCCGATTTTTTAGATAATAAAGTCATTACCATAAATCTCAAAGCAAGGCACAGGGGAGCTGCGTTAAGTGAGATGGTGGAAATTCTCAAAAAAGCTGGGAAGATAAAAGACTCTGATACAATAATAAAGGCACTTTTGGAACGTGAAGCAACTGGTACCACGGGTATTGGGCAAGGGATGGCTTTTCCCCATGCGAGAATTTATGGACTTAAGGATCCCGTAGTCCTGGTCGCTCTATCGCAATTGGGTGTCGATTTCAATGCAAGGGATGCAGAACTCGTCTATCTCTTTTTTCTCTTTTTAACTCCTACAGAGGAAACATCACTCCATCTTCAGATACTCTCAAAGACATTAGCGATTTTTAAAGATAAACAATTTCGTCGCTCACTTCAGCATGCCAAGACATCAAGCGATGCCTTCAGTATTATTCTTAATTATGAGAAGGGTGGAAAAGAGGTCTTTTTTCCTCTTTCTATAGATGAAATATACAGGGAACTTGGAACAAATCCTTTAGGACTGTCTGAATCAGAGGCAAAAAGACGACTTGAAAGTTATGGTCAAAATATTCTCAGAGAGGTGAAGAGGAAGAGTCTCATTCTGAGATTTATAGAAAATCTCTATAATCTCCTTGCCATTCTTCTATGGATTGGCGGATCCCTTGCCTTTGTTGCTGATATGCCTCAGTTAGGATATGCCATATTTGCAGTGATATGTATTAATGCTGTTTTTAGCTTTTGGCAGGAATATAAGGCAGAAAGGGCTTTGGAAGCTCTGAAGAAATTATTGCCCCGGAAAGCAAAGGTATTGAGGGATAGTAAAAACAGGGAAATTCCCATTGAAGAGATTGTTCCTGGTGATATTATCATTTTGGAGGAGGGTGATAATATATCGGCTGATGCAAGGCTCATAGAGGCCTTTAATATGAGAGTTGATAATTCTGCCCTTACTGGCGAGTCAAAACCTATCTACAAAACATCGGATGCTGTGCCGGAAGAAAGGGAATTTATGTGGACTGAATTTCCCAATATGGTATTTGCAGGGGCTACCGTGACTTCCGGAACAGGTAAGGCATCAGTAATTGCAACGGGGATGTATACTGAGATAGGACGGATTGCATCTCTTACTCAGGAACTTAAAGAAGAGAAAAGTCCT
The genomic region above belongs to Candidatus Jettenia caeni and contains:
- a CDS encoding 30S ribosomal protein S21, which encodes MAKIQITQDENIRDALRRFKKMCDKEGIINQSKRIAYFEKPSEKKRREESRRIKNIKRAQKLGISGITSFSRPQKSSY
- a CDS encoding anthranilate phosphoribosyltransferase, whose protein sequence is MTEIMEGNVTDAQIASFITALRMKGETVEEITGCALAMRKKAIKIRAEDGVIIDTCGTGGDAKNTFNISTAAAFVVAGTGLRVAKHGNKASSSQCGSADVLKQLGINIEADVKIVERCIREANIGFLFAPLLHQAMKYAIGPRKEIGIRTVFNILGPLANPADATHRILGVYSEHLTIIMAETLQRLGDQHAFVVHGLDGMDEITIADKTKVCELVGNTIKSYYLNPEDFGIKKSKLSELLVNTPDESSQAIKEVLDGIQSPKRDVVLLNAAAAIIAGGLAKDFMEGLKIAAQSIDSGSAKDKLRKLQEISWQSL
- a CDS encoding pyrophosphatase, coding for MNNFRHKFKPVFKNNRVSIVMILLMLTILIVGVSKSGVFPRSAQAALKAGGEKPVFDIGESTQTERPLFELEGSVHKVTEETSHTIPRLWWVAPIGALCALFYARKFYKEVMKAPEGNEKMVSIAHHVRVGAYAYLKQQYKVVSIFFLGAFLVLLFISFGLHLQSKVVPFAFLSSGFLSGLAGFLGMKTATSASSRTAEGARKSLNQGLQVAFRSGAVMGLIVVGMGLLDVSLWFFVFRKFTNISLLDMAMMLPCFGIGASSQALFARVGGGIFTKAADVGADLVGKVEAGIPEDDPRNPATIADNVGDNVGDVAGMGADLYESYYNSMLACAALGVTAGLGITGMIVPMVLSGIGILLSIIGIYAVKTKEEASQKELLKALGKGINLSSILILILSAVVIKYLLPENFGVWGSIVTGLIAGVIIGKGTEFYTSSNYSPTKGIAGQAKTGPATVIIDGIATGMMSTIIPVITISIAILLSYAFAGGFSNISLGLYGIAIAAVGMLSTLGLTLATDAYGPIADNAGGNAEMSGLEPYVRERTDALDALGNTTAATGKGFAIGSAALTAMALIASFVEQIKVGLEKSGVHVIQIAGVSMDLANAKLSDLMHYLDITLINPMVLVGLFVGGLSAFIFSAMTMKAVGRAAGSMVEEVRRQFREIAGIMDGTGKPDYAACVAISTKGAQREMLVPSILALLVPIVSGLILGVPGVVGLLAGSLSVGFLLAVFMANAGGAWDNAKKYIEGGAFGGKGSSAHKAAVVGDTVGDPFKDTSGPSLNILLKLMSIVSVVFAGIIIKFSPKIGALLHLH